One segment of Candidatus Thioglobus sp. DNA contains the following:
- a CDS encoding cytochrome c oxidase assembly protein → MAENLKTRSSIKKWFWIKLVSAPIFMFIFAVVIMPPIYDVFCEITGFNGTSGRVDTEQEYEVKEDRKVDVSFFAMTMGGFPVQFNPKIKSMEVVPGKFYTTSYIAKNNTDQVVIGQAVPSVAPTDAALHFKKLECFCFNRQVFQPNEELEMTLRFVVEPELDERIQDISLSYNFFKLDK, encoded by the coding sequence ATGGCTGAAAATTTGAAGACAAGAAGCAGTATTAAAAAATGGTTTTGGATTAAGCTGGTATCAGCTCCAATATTCATGTTTATATTTGCAGTTGTAATCATGCCGCCAATTTATGACGTTTTTTGCGAAATAACAGGGTTTAATGGTACGTCTGGTCGAGTAGATACTGAGCAGGAATACGAGGTTAAAGAGGATAGAAAGGTAGACGTCAGTTTTTTTGCAATGACAATGGGAGGCTTCCCTGTTCAGTTTAATCCAAAAATTAAATCAATGGAGGTTGTGCCTGGTAAGTTTTACACAACTAGTTATATTGCAAAAAATAACACTGATCAAGTTGTTATTGGTCAAGCAGTGCCAAGTGTTGCTCCAACGGATGCAGCTCTGCACTTTAAAAAACTAGAGTGTTTTTGTTTTAATAGGCAGGTCTTTCAGCCAAATGAAGAGCTAGAAATGACGTTAAGATTTGTTGTGGAACCAGAGTTGGATGAGCGAATTCAAGATATAAGTTTGTCATACAATTTTTTTAAACTTGATAAATAA
- a CDS encoding cytochrome c oxidase subunit 3: MNEEEYYVPEGTYWPIIGSIGVSTLFVGFANQMHGVEWGASVMALGFAITVFMMFGWFGQVVNESTSGIYNKQVDRSFRWGMSWFIFSEVMFFAAFFGALFYARELSVPWLGGADNNIFTPDLWNSFSASWHQMAFMAPGSVTDTALQSGTVLSFPAVPASGIETATPAMVVNPWGLPALNTALLLASGVTLTYAHHALRAGNRNQIVGWLVATIALGAAFLGFQIMEYGHAYQDGLKLTSGIYGSTFYMLTGFHGFHVTVGVIMLTVILYRVQKGHFNADNHFGFEGVAWYWHFVDVVWLGLFIFVYWL, translated from the coding sequence ATGAACGAAGAAGAATATTATGTTCCAGAAGGAACCTACTGGCCAATTATTGGCTCAATCGGCGTATCAACATTATTTGTTGGTTTTGCTAATCAAATGCATGGTGTAGAATGGGGAGCCTCAGTAATGGCGCTTGGTTTTGCAATTACAGTGTTCATGATGTTTGGTTGGTTTGGTCAAGTGGTTAATGAAAGCACAAGCGGGATTTATAATAAGCAAGTCGATCGCTCTTTTCGTTGGGGTATGAGCTGGTTTATTTTCTCTGAAGTGATGTTTTTTGCAGCTTTCTTTGGTGCATTATTCTATGCAAGAGAGCTTTCAGTTCCGTGGCTAGGCGGCGCAGATAATAATATCTTTACTCCAGATTTGTGGAATTCATTTAGTGCTTCATGGCATCAAATGGCATTCATGGCACCAGGCTCTGTAACTGATACTGCTCTGCAGTCAGGCACTGTATTGAGCTTCCCTGCTGTTCCTGCTAGTGGCATTGAAACTGCAACGCCTGCAATGGTTGTTAATCCATGGGGCTTACCAGCACTTAATACTGCTTTACTACTAGCTTCAGGCGTTACGCTAACTTATGCCCACCACGCGCTACGTGCTGGTAATCGCAACCAGATTGTTGGTTGGTTAGTAGCTACCATCGCTTTGGGCGCTGCTTTTCTAGGCTTCCAAATTATGGAATATGGCCACGCTTACCAAGATGGCCTGAAATTAACCTCTGGAATCTACGGCTCTACTTTTTATATGCTGACAGGCTTCCACGGTTTCCATGTAACTGTTGGTGTGATTATGTTGACTGTTATTTTATATCGTGTTCAGAAGGGGCATTTTAATGCAGATAACCATTTTGGATTTGAGGGTGTCGCTTGGTATTGGCACTTTGTAGACGTAGTTTGGTTAGGTCTATTTATTTTTGTTTACTGGCTATAA
- a CDS encoding twin transmembrane helix small protein, giving the protein MTEFVIVLIVIAILVALGFGLIGMVRGGKEGSDKMFKSLVTRVSLSVLLFILVLFSGYMGWIEPNMIMVDAPIAQK; this is encoded by the coding sequence ATGACAGAATTTGTTATTGTTTTAATTGTTATTGCCATATTAGTGGCGCTAGGTTTTGGCTTAATTGGAATGGTCAGGGGCGGCAAAGAGGGCTCTGATAAAATGTTTAAGTCATTAGTTACAAGAGTGTCTTTATCTGTTTTATTATTTATACTAGTATTATTTTCTGGTTATATGGGATGGATTGAACCTAATATGATAATGGTCGATGCACCTATTGCACAAAAATGA
- a CDS encoding SURF1 family protein: MIKRSFMLPAVLITLTFAGLVSLGFWQLDRADEKRAIENAIVLAQSSPAKLLKPENINSKEHYKVLLNGYFDSDKQFIYDNQIVNSNAGYYVLTPFILNKNSAILVNRGFVPWYGKRDELIDIVIDSQPRTIEVGLIKPQKRIQLTAQDINTSFPILIQSLDLDQFSLLSGYQFVPMLAQLDVNASNGFFRQWKPFYGSIDKHLGYALQWFLMAFVLLFISLRLLRKE; encoded by the coding sequence ATGATTAAACGTAGTTTTATGTTGCCAGCAGTTTTGATTACTTTAACGTTCGCAGGATTAGTGTCGTTAGGCTTTTGGCAGCTAGATCGCGCAGATGAAAAACGAGCTATAGAGAATGCTATAGTTTTAGCCCAATCAAGCCCTGCTAAACTTTTAAAACCTGAGAATATAAATTCTAAAGAGCATTATAAAGTGCTGCTTAATGGTTATTTTGATTCGGATAAACAGTTTATCTATGACAATCAGATAGTTAATAGTAACGCGGGCTATTATGTTTTAACGCCATTTATTTTAAATAAAAATTCTGCGATTTTGGTTAATCGAGGTTTTGTACCCTGGTATGGAAAACGTGACGAACTTATTGATATCGTCATAGATAGTCAGCCAAGAACAATTGAGGTTGGATTAATTAAACCTCAAAAGCGTATTCAATTAACAGCACAAGACATTAATACGAGCTTTCCAATTTTAATTCAGTCTCTGGATCTAGATCAATTTTCTTTGTTATCTGGCTATCAGTTCGTCCCTATGCTGGCGCAATTGGACGTCAATGCTAGCAATGGTTTTTTCAGGCAGTGGAAGCCGTTTTACGGCAGCATTGACAAGCATTTAGGCTACGCTTTACAGTGGTTTTTAATGGCGTTTGTTTTGCTATTTATCTCCTTGAGGCTTCTTAGAAAAGAATAA
- the ccoN gene encoding cytochrome-c oxidase, cbb3-type subunit I has translation MNLSEKYDLSVVKWFTIMSSVYLVIGTLIGVYIAAELAFPYLNDLGTDLPYFQFGRLRPLHTNSVIFAFGGSALMAAAFYIVQRTNQVRLWSNKMAWFTFWSWNTVIALAVITLPLGLTQSKEYAELEWPIDILITLSWASYLYNFVMTIHIRDRNKVPHVYVANWFFLGMMVMVTYLHVVNNLSIPVDWFKSYSIFSGVQDAMIQWWWGHNAVGFFLTAGFLGMMYYFVPKQAERPIYSYRLSVIHFWALMFGYVWLGAHHLQYTALPDWAGSLGATISLAMIIPSWGGALNGILTLSGAWDRLREDYILRFLIMSLAFYAMSTFEGPVMAAKNVNALSHYTDWTIGHVHSGALGWNIMVASGALYHMIERMYNIKLNQKLLATHFWIHTIGTVTYIVAMWVSGIMQGLMWRAYDEYGTLAYTFAESVSAMHPYYVMRTSGGVLILTGAIIMLVNIVSTIRKSNSLQTASA, from the coding sequence ATGAATTTATCAGAAAAGTATGACTTAAGCGTCGTCAAATGGTTTACGATCATGTCTTCTGTTTATTTGGTAATAGGCACGTTAATCGGTGTGTATATTGCTGCTGAGCTGGCATTTCCTTACCTTAATGATTTAGGCACGGATCTTCCATATTTTCAATTTGGTCGTTTAAGACCGCTACATACAAATTCAGTAATCTTTGCCTTTGGTGGTTCAGCACTTATGGCGGCAGCTTTTTATATTGTTCAAAGAACTAATCAGGTTCGTCTTTGGTCTAACAAAATGGCCTGGTTTACATTTTGGTCGTGGAATACTGTTATCGCACTTGCTGTCATTACACTGCCTCTAGGATTAACTCAGTCAAAAGAATATGCCGAGCTTGAGTGGCCTATCGACATTTTGATTACGCTATCTTGGGCGTCATATTTGTACAATTTCGTTATGACTATTCATATTCGTGACCGTAACAAAGTGCCACATGTTTATGTAGCAAACTGGTTCTTCTTGGGCATGATGGTGATGGTCACTTACTTACATGTGGTGAACAATCTGTCAATTCCAGTGGACTGGTTTAAGTCTTACTCAATTTTCTCCGGTGTACAAGATGCTATGATTCAATGGTGGTGGGGGCATAATGCAGTTGGATTTTTCCTAACTGCAGGCTTTTTAGGCATGATGTATTACTTTGTACCTAAGCAGGCAGAGAGGCCAATTTACTCATATCGTTTATCAGTTATTCATTTTTGGGCCCTAATGTTTGGTTATGTATGGTTGGGCGCTCACCACTTGCAATACACTGCGTTGCCAGATTGGGCCGGCTCTTTAGGCGCAACTATTTCACTGGCAATGATTATTCCATCATGGGGTGGTGCGTTAAATGGAATTTTGACCTTATCAGGTGCATGGGATCGATTGCGTGAAGACTATATTTTGCGTTTTTTAATTATGTCACTAGCTTTTTACGCAATGTCTACTTTCGAAGGTCCAGTAATGGCGGCTAAAAATGTTAATGCATTGTCTCATTACACTGATTGGACTATCGGTCATGTGCACTCTGGCGCTTTAGGCTGGAACATTATGGTGGCTTCGGGTGCGCTTTATCATATGATTGAAAGAATGTACAACATTAAACTTAATCAAAAACTATTAGCAACGCATTTCTGGATTCATACGATTGGTACGGTTACATATATTGTTGCCATGTGGGTTTCTGGCATCATGCAAGGCTTGATGTGGAGAGCTTATGATGAGTATGGAACATTAGCGTATACATTTGCAGAGTCTGTATCTGCAATGCACCCTTACTATGTCATGAGAACGTCAGGCGGCGTATTGATTCTTACCGGCGCAATAATCATGCTAGTTAATATTGTTAGCACGATTCGCAAGTCGAATTCATTACAAACAGCTAGCGCATAA
- the ccoO gene encoding cytochrome-c oxidase, cbb3-type subunit II: MSNHNGKESIQAKFEKNIFAMYLFMALAVSLAGIVQIVPLFTNPETVKDEVILADGTTQSLLWQRAEGQTLDDWKPGDGVRPNTPLEVAGRDIYQREGCYLCHSQMIRPFRDEKERYGHFSLAVESKYDHPFQWGSKRTGPDLARLGGKYSDEWHILHLRHPQALVPESVMPKYKFLDNAMVDGDEIATHMKGLSKVGVPYTETDIASAAQAVKGKTEMDAMVAYLQSLGTMIKFENGVTYRE; encoded by the coding sequence ATGTCAAATCATAACGGAAAAGAAAGCATACAAGCAAAGTTTGAAAAGAACATCTTTGCTATGTACTTGTTTATGGCTCTAGCAGTTTCATTAGCGGGTATCGTACAAATTGTACCTTTATTCACTAATCCGGAAACGGTCAAGGATGAGGTTATATTAGCTGATGGCACTACTCAAAGTCTTTTATGGCAAAGAGCCGAAGGCCAGACTTTAGATGATTGGAAGCCAGGTGATGGTGTGCGTCCAAATACGCCATTAGAGGTGGCTGGTCGTGACATCTATCAACGTGAAGGGTGTTATTTATGCCACTCACAAATGATTCGTCCATTTAGAGATGAGAAAGAACGCTACGGGCACTTTTCATTAGCGGTAGAGTCTAAATATGACCATCCATTCCAATGGGGCTCTAAAAGAACAGGCCCTGATCTAGCTCGTTTAGGCGGTAAGTATTCCGACGAATGGCATATTCTTCATTTGCGCCATCCTCAGGCTTTAGTGCCAGAGTCAGTAATGCCTAAATATAAATTCTTAGATAATGCGATGGTTGATGGTGATGAGATTGCTACGCATATGAAAGGCCTGTCTAAAGTTGGCGTCCCATATACAGAGACAGATATTGCCAGCGCTGCACAAGCTGTGAAAGGCAAGACTGAAATGGATGCTATGGTTGCATATTTGCAGTCATTGGGCACAATGATTAAGTTTGAGAACGGCGTTACTTACCGCGAATAA
- a CDS encoding cbb3-type cytochrome c oxidase subunit 3: protein MTLIDKIGAVTAVVVFVLLAAAYFYSFRPKNKQKFEDLRNFVNDDDER from the coding sequence ATGACTTTAATTGATAAAATTGGCGCTGTTACAGCTGTTGTGGTATTTGTTTTATTAGCCGCCGCTTATTTTTATTCTTTCAGGCCAAAAAATAAGCAAAAATTTGAAGACTTACGAAATTTCGTTAATGATGATGATGAACGTTAA
- the ccoP gene encoding cytochrome-c oxidase, cbb3-type subunit III — protein MSKHENPYPGENNTGHFWDDEQDLRELNNRPPRWYMQAMFIGLVAVVVYSFYYPSIPWFGEHYKGTAGWTQITEMDESVAELEAYREKKFAATEQAIADSSLEDIIRDEELKTYAVKTAKTLFGDNCAACHGASGQGNEGFPVLADDDWLYGGSLAKIEQTLIIGRKGNMPARMLGITDEQADELATFLIETGKGSQGKPNPASKALYMSKGCIGCHGPTLAGNQMLGSANLSDSIYRFKAEDQHASVVRTILHGVNQGHDAQTQDAVMPAFGQSSVIDAVQLKKLVVYVHQLGGGVPVPAIKSEAK, from the coding sequence ATGAGTAAACATGAAAACCCCTACCCAGGTGAAAATAATACAGGACACTTTTGGGATGACGAACAAGACTTAAGAGAGCTAAACAACCGTCCGCCAAGATGGTACATGCAAGCTATGTTTATTGGGCTTGTAGCGGTTGTTGTTTATTCATTCTACTATCCAAGTATCCCTTGGTTTGGAGAGCATTATAAGGGTACAGCAGGATGGACTCAAATTACAGAGATGGATGAAAGCGTTGCAGAGCTTGAAGCTTATCGTGAAAAGAAATTTGCAGCAACCGAACAAGCCATTGCAGACTCTTCACTAGAAGACATTATTCGTGATGAAGAACTAAAAACCTATGCAGTTAAAACAGCTAAGACGTTATTTGGTGATAATTGCGCCGCTTGTCATGGCGCTAGTGGCCAGGGTAATGAGGGCTTTCCAGTCTTAGCTGATGATGATTGGTTATATGGTGGATCATTAGCTAAGATTGAGCAAACACTTATCATTGGTCGTAAGGGTAACATGCCAGCCCGTATGCTTGGTATTACTGATGAGCAGGCTGATGAACTAGCAACTTTCTTAATTGAAACAGGCAAGGGCTCCCAAGGTAAACCTAACCCTGCTTCGAAAGCACTTTACATGAGCAAGGGTTGTATTGGTTGTCATGGTCCAACATTGGCAGGTAATCAGATGCTAGGCTCGGCTAATTTGAGCGATAGTATTTATCGTTTTAAGGCAGAAGACCAGCATGCCTCGGTTGTGCGCACGATTCTTCATGGAGTTAACCAAGGTCATGATGCGCAAACCCAAGACGCGGTAATGCCAGCATTTGGCCAGTCTAGTGTGATCGATGCAGTACAACTTAAGAAGCTTGTGGTTTATGTTCATCAGTTAGGCGGTGGAGTTCCAGTTCCAGCTATTAAGTCAGAAGCTAAATAG
- a CDS encoding Crp/Fnr family transcriptional regulator, producing the protein MTPTQKYIDKYHGYLLSLPIFKNLTQEALGGLFAALKIKYFQKGEVASFSSTEHSRLYINFDGLFKLTKIDQRGNELVLKIVGLKDVVSPMHFSPHYDVTAVFVKKTTLFYFPQEAIAKAMAEHHQFSLNIVQYLAESVQSLMLSAEVLQLKTAKEKVGWYLVHSKANGTFELPYSKSLTAAYLGMQPESFSRALSELKKDGIVLNNKKILLDNGDELCTYCDPVTGSNCAFFKTDHCLHT; encoded by the coding sequence ATGACTCCCACTCAAAAATATATCGATAAATATCATGGTTATCTTCTTAGTCTACCTATTTTTAAAAATTTAACTCAAGAAGCGTTAGGGGGCTTATTTGCGGCTTTGAAAATTAAGTATTTTCAAAAAGGCGAGGTTGCTTCCTTTAGCTCTACTGAACATTCTAGACTGTATATTAATTTCGATGGCCTGTTTAAATTGACAAAAATTGATCAACGAGGCAATGAGCTTGTTTTGAAAATAGTTGGCCTTAAAGATGTTGTTTCACCTATGCATTTTTCACCTCATTATGATGTAACCGCGGTTTTTGTTAAAAAAACCACTTTATTTTACTTTCCACAAGAGGCTATTGCCAAAGCCATGGCTGAGCATCATCAATTTTCGCTAAATATTGTTCAATATTTAGCTGAAAGCGTCCAAAGCCTGATGCTTAGTGCGGAAGTATTACAGCTAAAAACTGCCAAAGAAAAAGTTGGTTGGTATTTAGTACATTCTAAAGCTAATGGCACTTTCGAGTTGCCTTACTCAAAATCCTTAACGGCTGCTTATTTAGGAATGCAGCCAGAGTCTTTTTCTAGAGCATTGTCTGAGCTAAAAAAAGACGGCATTGTTTTAAATAATAAAAAAATATTACTCGATAATGGTGATGAACTTTGCACCTATTGCGATCCAGTGACTGGATCTAATTGTGCCTTTTTCAAAACAGATCATTGCCTGCACACTTAA
- the lolA gene encoding outer membrane lipoprotein chaperone LolA translates to MTNFLAALALCFSSMAIANSEFSDFFNSFETLSADFTQQTLSESSTPLTKTSGYLHFKRPNSFVWQTKTPIEQTLLLNNHELWLIDTELEQASQQATNDLKNTPLYWLMNRPENLQDLPQFTHSELGVNWYQTKKSNQLSFGFRNKTLNAIRLTNQLGQTIQVVFSAIILNPELNERIFALNLAPGFDVIR, encoded by the coding sequence ATGACTAATTTTCTGGCTGCTTTAGCCCTATGCTTTTCCAGCATGGCGATAGCAAATAGTGAATTTAGTGATTTTTTTAATTCGTTTGAAACACTTAGCGCAGACTTCACTCAACAAACCCTTAGTGAGTCAAGCACACCTTTAACTAAGACCTCTGGTTACCTACACTTTAAGCGCCCCAATTCTTTTGTTTGGCAAACCAAAACGCCAATTGAGCAAACATTATTGCTAAATAATCATGAGTTGTGGCTCATTGATACAGAATTAGAACAGGCAAGCCAGCAAGCCACAAATGATTTAAAAAATACTCCTTTATACTGGCTGATGAATCGCCCTGAAAACTTACAAGATTTACCGCAGTTCACTCATAGTGAGCTAGGGGTTAATTGGTATCAAACTAAGAAGAGTAATCAGCTAAGTTTTGGATTTCGCAACAAGACATTGAACGCCATTCGATTAACAAACCAACTAGGTCAAACAATTCAGGTTGTCTTTAGCGCAATAATCCTTAATCCTGAGCTAAATGAACGTATTTTTGCCTTGAACTTAGCGCCTGGTTTTGACGTTATTAGATAA
- a CDS encoding DNA translocase FtsK 4TM domain-containing protein, whose protein sequence is MKKNTLIKVKKNRQKPRTKASSEILFIALVAIGLIYLAALLTHSSHENPWSGDVALDASVANLAGIFGAYLSDISLSILGFSAYIIPIALSWFGWCVHKSAEQPKSPKTIILIRNFALIVLIAFSSAFLAQNFANMGSSGGYLGISMHDYFGVLFGGASFIVYLGIIMVSFSIVASASWINIFSFTGSTLGAFFTNIQQRRAKAKLNKPEKLKITPKPTERPGVVAKVKAAQVKKIKKAASSNLFNTTTIAGLPSLDLLDEPVNNTRGFSEQVLENMSRQVELKLKDFGFDVTITTVTPGPVVTQFELSLAPGVKVSQIMNLNKDLARALLVESVRIVDVIPGKPVIGLEIPNETREMISLKEVLASEEFSKSHSPLSMGLGKDINGQPIVANLAKMPHLLVAGATGMGKSVGLNAMILSVLYKAKPDEVRIIMIDPKIVELAIYADIPHLLTPVVTDMNEAASALWWCVNEMERRYSLLARFGVRNIDGFNEKLKKSKEKGEPLLDPSFNKNTAQEGEEAQELKALPLIMLVIDEYADMLGALAQEDRTKAKRVEALIVRLAQKARAAGIHIIIATQRPSVDVITGLIKSNIPTRIAFKVSSKVDSRTILDQGGAEQLLGMGDMLYMSPGAAHLTRVHGAFVDDDEILRVVNFLKESSETNYLDGVLNAHSESQDSHSTGGTTSTPGGELDSLYDDAVQIVTSSRRASISSLQRRMRIGYNRAARIIEDMESAGVVSTMNSAGNRQVLAPEPINTDD, encoded by the coding sequence TTGAAAAAAAATACATTAATCAAAGTAAAAAAAAACCGTCAAAAGCCACGCACAAAAGCCAGTAGTGAGATACTCTTTATTGCGCTTGTCGCGATTGGTCTTATTTATTTAGCAGCACTACTTACTCATTCTTCCCACGAAAACCCGTGGTCTGGCGACGTAGCCCTTGATGCATCAGTTGCTAATTTGGCCGGCATCTTTGGTGCCTATTTAAGTGATATTTCCTTATCTATTCTGGGTTTTAGTGCCTATATCATTCCAATAGCACTTAGCTGGTTTGGCTGGTGTGTTCATAAAAGTGCGGAGCAACCCAAGTCGCCCAAGACAATTATATTAATCCGAAATTTTGCTCTTATTGTTCTAATTGCTTTTAGCAGTGCCTTTCTTGCTCAAAATTTCGCCAATATGGGCTCCTCAGGAGGTTATCTTGGTATTAGCATGCACGATTACTTTGGTGTTCTGTTTGGTGGCGCTTCGTTTATTGTTTATCTGGGCATTATCATGGTGAGTTTTAGTATTGTTGCTAGCGCTTCTTGGATTAATATTTTTTCTTTTACTGGTAGTACGCTGGGTGCTTTTTTTACCAACATTCAACAAAGACGCGCCAAAGCTAAACTCAACAAACCAGAAAAACTTAAGATCACACCTAAGCCGACAGAAAGACCAGGTGTTGTCGCCAAGGTTAAGGCGGCTCAAGTTAAGAAAATAAAAAAAGCTGCCTCTTCAAATTTATTTAACACAACAACAATTGCAGGCCTGCCTAGCTTAGATTTACTGGACGAGCCCGTTAACAATACCCGTGGTTTTTCTGAACAGGTATTGGAAAATATGTCCCGACAAGTTGAACTAAAGCTTAAAGATTTTGGTTTTGACGTCACCATCACAACGGTTACTCCAGGGCCAGTTGTTACTCAGTTTGAGCTTTCCTTGGCACCAGGTGTCAAGGTATCACAAATCATGAATCTTAATAAGGACTTGGCTCGTGCTTTATTGGTTGAGAGCGTGCGTATTGTTGACGTGATTCCTGGCAAGCCTGTCATCGGCTTGGAAATTCCTAACGAAACACGAGAAATGATCAGCCTTAAAGAGGTGCTTGCGTCTGAAGAGTTCTCAAAATCTCACTCTCCGCTTTCTATGGGCTTAGGCAAAGACATTAATGGGCAACCTATTGTTGCCAATTTGGCAAAAATGCCTCATCTATTGGTGGCTGGTGCTACGGGAATGGGTAAGTCGGTAGGGTTGAATGCCATGATCTTAAGTGTGCTTTATAAAGCCAAGCCTGATGAAGTTCGCATTATCATGATCGATCCGAAAATTGTTGAATTAGCTATATATGCAGATATCCCACACCTATTAACACCCGTTGTTACCGACATGAATGAGGCAGCATCAGCACTCTGGTGGTGTGTCAATGAGATGGAGCGTCGCTATTCATTACTGGCTAGATTCGGTGTTCGAAATATTGATGGCTTTAATGAGAAGCTTAAAAAATCCAAAGAAAAGGGTGAGCCCTTACTAGACCCAAGTTTTAATAAAAATACAGCACAGGAAGGTGAAGAAGCACAAGAGCTAAAAGCATTGCCACTTATTATGCTGGTGATTGATGAGTACGCCGATATGCTGGGCGCATTGGCTCAAGAGGATCGTACTAAAGCCAAACGCGTTGAAGCTCTAATTGTACGTTTGGCTCAAAAGGCGCGTGCTGCTGGCATTCATATTATCATTGCTACTCAGCGTCCAAGTGTTGATGTTATAACTGGTCTTATCAAATCTAACATACCAACTAGAATTGCTTTTAAAGTCTCAAGTAAAGTAGATTCTCGCACCATTCTCGACCAAGGTGGCGCTGAACAATTACTAGGTATGGGCGATATGCTTTATATGAGTCCCGGTGCGGCACATCTAACTCGAGTACATGGCGCTTTTGTTGATGATGATGAAATTTTGCGTGTGGTAAATTTCTTAAAAGAAAGTTCAGAAACTAACTATCTTGATGGCGTCTTAAATGCACATAGTGAATCACAAGATTCTCATAGTACTGGTGGCACAACTTCAACGCCTGGTGGGGAATTAGACTCTTTATATGATGACGCTGTTCAAATTGTTACCTCGTCACGCAGGGCCTCTATTTCAAGCTTACAGCGCCGTATGCGTATTGGTTACAACCGAGCGGCTCGTATTATCGAAGATATGGAATCAGCGGGTGTTGTAAGCACCATGAACAGTGCGGGCAATCGCCAAGTGCTTGCGCCAGAGCCGATTAATACAGATGACTAA
- the trxB gene encoding thioredoxin-disulfide reductase has product MSENKHCKVLIVGSGPAGYSAAVYAARANLSPVMVSGMEQGGQLMTTTDVDNWTGDDEGVQGPELMERMKKHAERFDTEIINDYITTVDFSKRPFTLKGGSTTYTADSVIIATGASARYLGLDSEETFKGKGVSACATCDGFFYRGQKVAVIGGGNTAVEEAMFLSNIADHVTIVHRGEKFSSEKILSNQLIEKSKNGNISIEFNQNLDEVLGDDMGVTGLRLKNNDGSTKDIDVHGVFIAIGHTPNTGIFEGHLEMNHGYLQVQSGTQGNATQTSVEGVFAAGDVADHIYRQAITSAGSGCMAALDAEKFLGE; this is encoded by the coding sequence ATGAGTGAAAATAAACATTGTAAGGTATTGATTGTCGGTTCAGGTCCTGCAGGTTATTCAGCAGCTGTTTATGCAGCACGTGCGAATTTAAGCCCAGTGATGGTTAGTGGCATGGAGCAGGGTGGCCAGCTAATGACAACCACTGATGTGGATAATTGGACTGGAGATGACGAGGGTGTTCAAGGGCCTGAGTTAATGGAGCGCATGAAAAAACATGCCGAGCGTTTTGATACTGAGATTATTAATGACTATATTACGACAGTTGATTTTTCAAAACGTCCATTCACTTTAAAAGGCGGCTCTACAACATATACTGCAGACTCAGTTATTATTGCTACGGGCGCATCAGCTCGTTATTTAGGCCTGGATTCTGAAGAGACCTTTAAAGGCAAAGGTGTTTCAGCTTGTGCAACCTGTGATGGATTTTTCTATCGTGGCCAAAAGGTTGCAGTTATCGGTGGCGGTAATACAGCAGTTGAAGAAGCAATGTTTTTATCTAATATCGCTGATCATGTCACCATCGTTCATAGAGGAGAGAAGTTCTCTAGTGAAAAAATTCTATCTAACCAGCTTATTGAAAAATCAAAAAACGGTAACATCAGTATTGAGTTCAATCAAAACTTAGATGAGGTGTTGGGTGACGATATGGGAGTTACTGGCCTTCGTTTAAAGAATAATGATGGCAGCACTAAAGATATTGACGTTCACGGCGTGTTTATTGCGATTGGACATACGCCAAATACTGGCATATTTGAGGGGCATCTAGAGATGAACCACGGCTATTTGCAAGTACAAAGCGGCACTCAGGGTAATGCAACACAAACGTCAGTAGAAGGTGTATTTGCAGCAGGCGATGTTGCAGACCACATTTATCGTCAAGCGATCACTTCAGCTGGCTCAGGCTGTATGGCAGCTTTAGATGCTGAGAAATTTTTAGGCGAATAG